The sequence below is a genomic window from Bosea sp. F3-2.
GCCGAGCCAGGCGGCTTCGATCACCGACAGCCACGACGATCCCGCCCCGCAACGCTTCGAACTCGCACAGGCCCAATCCAGTGGTCAACCGGCTGGCGGGGCCACTGCGTCCGGTCTTCCCGGTGGGGCATCCTCGCTGAACGAGACCTACAAGGACTGGCGTGCCACCTGTGCGCAGCAGGGCAATCAGAAGCGTTGCGTGCTGTCGCAGGTTCAGGCGCAGCAGAACGGTCAGCGGGTGCTCGCCATCGAGCTCGACGCGCCGAACGGCAACACCGTGTCGGGGACGCTGGTCCTGCCGTTCGGCCTTGCGCTCGACTCCGGCGTGACCTTCCAGATCGATGACAAGCCTGCGATGCAGCCGCTGCGCTTCCGCACTTGCGTGCCGGCTGGTTGCCTCGTTTCAGTGACCTTCGAGGCCCCAATGCTGGTCGCGCTGCGCGCGGGCACGGGGCTGAAGGTGAGGGCTGTCGCCGATGGTGGTGGCGCCACGCCATTTTCGATCTCGTTGCAAGGCTTCGCTGCCGCCCTCGACCGCATGGCGGTGCTGTCGCGTTGAATTCGGAGCTGATCGATCCGCGCGTACCGGTGAGCGGCGACGGCGATTCGCCGGCGGATTGAGGGGACGCTACGCTGTGCGACATCCACCATGGTCGGGCGGGTTCCGTAAACGAAGCAGATGTCGCACGGAGCTGTGGATGGGGCGTGGGAAGTTCTCAGGCTAGGTCCCTGAGAGTGGGCTGCGCCGGATAGGCTCAGGACAGCAGCTCATTGATGCGGCTGTTGGGATGCCTGTTGACGAAAGGATTGAGCAGGAGCCGGCCAAACATAGTGAGGAGGCTAGCTGACCCCTTGCCGACGCTCAATGCTCCGAAACGTGTTGGATGTCCGGTTCTGGGCATACATTCAATGTCTGGTCATGGCGCAGCCGAGACGCGGCCCATGAAAACAATGACCTTGGCTCTGGGCTGAATGACTGAACCCCAGAGCCCGAACAGCTTCTCGAAAAAGTTCTTCTGGCGCTCGGCGCGCTGCCGGAATTAGGGGCGGTGACGGCTGCGCCGATCACCGCTTGCCGGGGCTACGGCGAGACGAGCTCGAAATGCGAGCGGTCCATGTGCTTGTAGCCATGGAAATGACCACCCCACCGGAGCGATACGCCCAATTCACTTGCGGCCTGCTCCAGCGCGTCAGCAATCCGGTTCTGAACGTCCGGGTCAAAGATGATCTGTCCCGTCTGATCGAGCGGCCATAGGTCCACTGCCTTGCCCGACCGGTGCGAACTGGCACGTGTCATGGACCAGCCCCAGGCAACCGCCATGCGTTGCTGTTTGCGGTCACGTCTCCCGGAACCAATCACGAAGCGCAGCCCTGGATTGTCAGCTTGCGCCTTCCGCACCACCTTGGCGAGGATCGGTCGGAGGGCGCGAAGGTTCGCCTCGTGATTTGCCAGTGGATTTTGATTCCATGCGCGAAACATCGCGAGTTGATCCCGCCCGAATTCATCCCGAGCGGGAATTTTCGCGTAGATGCCACCCGGTCCGTATCGCAGCGGATCGACAAAGACGTCCGGCGACGTCCGCAATCTCCTGCCTGGTTGGCCGTGAACTCCGCTGTCCAGGCCGAAGCTGAAGAGCGCAATGCCCAACAATCTCCAGAGGTAACGTGCCTTTCCACGCATCATGGCCCGTACAATCGCAGTCCCATGGTGCCAAAGGAAGGCAGGGCCGCTTGAGTTTGAGTTCAGGCAAAGTCGAGCGCCCGCGAAAGGAGCAGACCTCCGTCGACCCGGTCTGGAATGTCCGCTTCGCGCCAATGAGCCCGCGTCCGCACCTGGCGCAACGCGACCCCAACCCCACCGTCAGACAGCGAGCCGGATCTTCTCCAATCGGGCAAAGGCCTGCGCGATGTTTTGCGCAGTGGTTGGCTGCCCAAAATAATAGCCCTGCACCTCCGTGCAGCCCACCGCCATGACGGCCTCCAGCTGTTCGCGGGTCTCTACCCCCTCGGCAGTCGTGGTTATGTCCAGGCTCTGACCCAGATTGGCGATCGAGGTGACGATGGCGCGACAATCCTCCTGCCTCACCATGTCTTTGACGAAGGTTCGGTCGATCTTGATCTTGTCGAAGGGAAAGCTGCGCAGATAGCTAAGCGACGAGAAGCCGGTGCCGAAATCATCCATGCATGTGCGGATGCCGAAGCCGCGCAATTTGTGGAGGGTCGCCAGCGTCGCGTCGCTGTCCTGGAGCAGCACGGATTCTGTGATTTCCAGTTCTAGCCGGTCCGCCGGAAGCTGAGTGGCGGCCAACGCGCTGAACACGGTTTGGGTGAAGTCGGTGTTGCGCAGCTGGACGGCCGACAGGTTGACGGATACGTGCGTGCCGTTCGGCCATTGGGTGGCATCGGCACAAGCTCTCCGCAGGACCCATTCGCCGATCGCGACGATGAGTCCCGTTTCCTCCGCGACGGGAATGAACTCGTCGGGCGAGACACGGCCGCGCCCGGGATGATCCCAGCGCAGCAAGGCCTCGAAACTGACGATCTCCATCGATTTCAGGTCGACGATCGGCTGGTAATAGACTTCGAGCTCATCGTCCTGAAGCGCGTGGCGGAGCGCGTCTTCCAAGGCGCGACGAGCATCGATCTGCTCTTCCATCAGCGTTTCATAGAAGCAGTAGGTGCCGCGGCCGGTGTTCTTTGCTGCGTACATCGCCATGTCGGCATGGCGAAGGAGCGAGTCGCAATCGTCTCCGTCCTTGATGGCCAGCGCGATGCCGATGCAGGTGCCGATTCTGATCTCATGGCCGGCGATGGAAAAGGGCTGCCCCATGCGTTCGACGATTCGACCGGCGATCCGGCGAAGCTCGTCGAGGGTGGGCCTCCCCCTGCAAAGTACGGCGAATTCGTCGCCGCCGAACCGGGAGACGATATCGGTTTCCCGAACCGATTCCTTTAATCGGGCGCCCACCGATTTCAGCAGCGCATCGCCCAGTTCGTGGCCGAGCGTGTCGTTGACCGCCTTGAACCTGTCGAGGTCGAGATAAAGCACCGCCAGGCTGCAGGACTCGCGGCAATCCTGATCGAGCGAACGCTCGAGATGTTCACGAAACAAGGCGCGATTCGGCAGATCGGTCAGCGCATCGTGATGCGCCATATAGGCGATGCGCTCCTCCGACCGCCGGCGCTCGGTGACATCCTCATAGGTGGCAACCCAACCGCCGTCTGGCATGGGCTGCTGGGACACCGAGCAGATGGTGCCGTCGGCGAGCTCGAACGAGAATGTTGCCGACCGCGGTCCGGATGCGATCACCTTCTGATGTGCGAGCAAGGCCGAGAAGTGTTCATCATGGATAGCCGCAAGGTTTGCCCCGGGCTTGGTGCTTGCCGCCGATAA
It includes:
- a CDS encoding invasion associated locus B family protein, giving the protein MMSSKVRFFGTGSVAVLVIAAGMTVYMVPGVAVSTPSQAASITDSHDDPAPQRFELAQAQSSGQPAGGATASGLPGGASSLNETYKDWRATCAQQGNQKRCVLSQVQAQQNGQRVLAIELDAPNGNTVSGTLVLPFGLALDSGVTFQIDDKPAMQPLRFRTCVPAGCLVSVTFEAPMLVALRAGTGLKVRAVADGGGATPFSISLQGFAAALDRMAVLSR
- a CDS encoding M15 family metallopeptidase produces the protein MGIALFSFGLDSGVHGQPGRRLRTSPDVFVDPLRYGPGGIYAKIPARDEFGRDQLAMFRAWNQNPLANHEANLRALRPILAKVVRKAQADNPGLRFVIGSGRRDRKQQRMAVAWGWSMTRASSHRSGKAVDLWPLDQTGQIIFDPDVQNRIADALEQAASELGVSLRWGGHFHGYKHMDRSHFELVSP
- a CDS encoding EAL domain-containing protein, with the protein product MLKVRKIEIVLGAVLLGLVLSSLFVSKLIVDRQNLIRQTARYNITWLASQAVVELERFQERIASFRIPSSGVNADEVALRYQILLNRLTLLSSGEFKEFVDQSAERRTTVDQFRQALTEIEPWVDNLNDENVGRIRARLVSLDQKMSSLAATANRISGDQVDNDQRQLQRLHWFFSGLIVTLVLISLGLVLQLHFRHHLLNEAHRKMHVLTDVLKEAKHDLELANEDISSKNESLKQQNEILVVRDIELRTQNQRFDAALNNMSQGLLLVDGEHRLIVCNERYRQILKLSAASTKPGANLAAIHDEHFSALLAHQKVIASGPRSATFSFELADGTICSVSQQPMPDGGWVATYEDVTERRRSEERIAYMAHHDALTDLPNRALFREHLERSLDQDCRESCSLAVLYLDLDRFKAVNDTLGHELGDALLKSVGARLKESVRETDIVSRFGGDEFAVLCRGRPTLDELRRIAGRIVERMGQPFSIAGHEIRIGTCIGIALAIKDGDDCDSLLRHADMAMYAAKNTGRGTYCFYETLMEEQIDARRALEDALRHALQDDELEVYYQPIVDLKSMEIVSFEALLRWDHPGRGRVSPDEFIPVAEETGLIVAIGEWVLRRACADATQWPNGTHVSVNLSAVQLRNTDFTQTVFSALAATQLPADRLELEITESVLLQDSDATLATLHKLRGFGIRTCMDDFGTGFSSLSYLRSFPFDKIKIDRTFVKDMVRQEDCRAIVTSIANLGQSLDITTTAEGVETREQLEAVMAVGCTEVQGYYFGQPTTAQNIAQAFARLEKIRLAV